Sequence from the Paramisgurnus dabryanus chromosome 3, PD_genome_1.1, whole genome shotgun sequence genome:
CGTACTTCCGAATAAACACGAACATGATTCGTTCTTTCTCGGAGGTCTCGTGGGGTGCCGTTTCGTTCTTGTATTTAATCAAGTAGCAAGATGCACATATCTTGTGTAGTtaaataatagttttttttttactgtattttcaaacattaaaacaaatgaacAAACAATAAGCCAACCATTCCTTGACAGCAGCATTTACTCCATATTatcaaatcaataaaaaaaattaacagaacaataatatttaaaaaaaatattgcaatAGTAATagaatgtaaaaaattatatataaaaagaaattataaaaaaaagaaaaagaaaacatatacaGCATAGTAAAAATCAATTAAACAGCAATTTAGGTAAAAATTCCTTACTGATCAAATAGTTTTTTAATGGGTTTAAATATAGATCTCTCCTTACAAAGATGTACACATGTTAGTATATAAtaagtttttttaaagacagcatGAACTATAACATAACAGAGAAGAATTGCCTCTCCCACAAAGCTTCTTACAAATAGTTATATTATGGTTATTAttaaatttaacttaatttaatattgaattaaaatttaatttaaaacgtTTTAAACAAAGAcctggctatatcttaaatacAAACATGAAGTGTTCCAGTGCTGTGCCTGTCAAAGGAGCTTGCTACATCAGACAATCCCTATTACATTAATAACACATTATAGTACAAACCAATGTGTGAGAATACACAATTAATGCAAACACAGGAGACTTACATATTCAagaattaatcattttattgcTTGACCTGCCATTGGGACAATCTATACCAAAAGGGTTACAACTTGAGCACATCCAATGAAATCAAACCGTATAGAAAAAGAATAATAGAAAAATGGTCCTCTGACATTTACAACTCTCTTTGCTGAGGGTTTCAAACTGAATAGCTGAAGAACAAGTGGACAGGAATCTACAAGCCCTGATAACAAAGCCTACAACCAAAAAGatcaatttatttatacatactgtaataacaGAACTTTACGGTAAACTCAAAAACACCATTGGCAGTCAcgagcaggtcatgaaaagcaTTACAAAAAAGGTGGTTGGGGTAGatcaaatacattttcattgtaCATTTGAATGTCCTTTAAGATACAGGGCTTTACGTTGTTAAAGATAATAAAATAAGCAGAGATTTAATTTGTAGCAGTACAGAATCACTTAAACTATTCACTGAACAAGAGGAAGAACCACAAAATAGTTTAATGATGCATGTAACATAAGCTGGTGGAAAAAGATTTATGGTTCCTTTATTGTTGTGTACAACTGCAACATCAACCCTGCGCTTCAAATACCGTAATATAAAGTAAATGAACAGTGTATGAGCACCAATGAGTTCACTACTGCAATTCTATCGCCAACAAAGGTTGTCACAGTAGAAACTTAGCTCATAAACACTATAAATAattgatatttatttatttatccatattataagacataaacaaattaTTCAAAATACAGTGGAACAGTTGTTTTGAAGGCTATAAGACGTCTGGAATATTTCAACTAAAGCACCGAGATTTTATCGATTTTGATAAACTAATAAAGTCATTTAGGGGAAGAAATCTGCAAATGAAAATTCCCATTCTGAAGAAAAACACTTAATATAGGCCAGCCCACCTATCTCTATATCCAATAGCAATTTTGGGACAGTTCTGTGCAAACTCTCATTTAATAAAgattttagtttaaaatatttcacaaaatctACTAAATCAATTATATGGTTAAAGGGACCATATAAAGATCAAAttaaatattgtattttttttcaaataatacaGATTTCAAGCTGATAAAATATGTAAAGAATATACTAGAGGGGCAACTGCCTATGAATGTACAGAAACAGGCACATTTCGATTTTACATAACCGCTTACAATAAAGTGAGTCTGGTGTAAATTACATAACTCAAAGATGTGTtggaaaaaaactttaaaataatacaGGAGTATCTCTGTGTGACAACAATTAAAATCTAATTTTAGCAATGGTTAACACTATATATTATCACTCAGTAAAATTCTGCAACACATCTGAAAGAACCctacataaataacaatatctGATGAAAGATTTGGGTGGTGGCAATACTGtatcaaaaatcttttttcaTAACATTGTATGGATTCCAACTCTAACAGCATAAAGACAGCATCAAATAAAGCTGTAAATACTGTCCCAGTTTTAAAACTTCTTTTAACCACGGGTAGACTCAATAATGTAAATCTGCAAACAAAAAAGGACACAGATCATCTGAAAAAAAACTGCACTGCACTGTTTTTCACATCCTTGAATGTGGTTATGTTAATTTTGGTTTAAAAAGTGTATGAGAAAGAGAGATGCCCTTTTGGGATTTCGTTGTAGTTCACATACACTCCCACAGACAGAGAAAAGCTAATAgtaaatgattaaaaataaaatcttgGCCACCAAGCAGGTCATGAAGTAGTAACTTTCTGTTGTGTTCACATAGTCAGTGTATCACAAAGCTTCACCCGCTCAGATTTAACAGCGGAGTATTAAAGATACTCCATTAACCACAGCTATCACACTTCTGTAACTCTCCCGATCTTAAAACTAAATTGCAACCTTAACCTCAACATTTCTGTGCCAACATCCATCTTCCTTTTGATATAATACAATAATGAATAATTGAAAATAATATTTCTGTGTGGTGGAAAAAAAACGACGAAGAAAGCAACCGAAATGCAGGAAACGTGAAAAGTTTAACTTCAAAATGAGATTTGACTAATCCTGGTGTGCTCTACGTAAGTTCAGTACAAGCCTGTGTATGTAGCATGAAGAACGATGGAAGAACAGAATTTCCAAGAGTATGAAAAAAGCCTTTGTTTCCCTAATGCAATGTGATAAAATGCCACAATGAAAAACAGCAGGCGCATATAAAGTGTTcttatatatatagagagagagatagatatCAAACTGTGCAAAAAAATATGGTTATGGTCATTTACTTCTAATATATAATCATTTACATACACTATATATGTGCAGCTATAACAATAAGAGCAAAGCTGATCACCATAATAAACACGGTGACATTTAACTTCAGTACCCTTTTAAGAAAACAACGTAACACATGGATTTGCCTTTGGCTTCCCTATATTCAAACGCTTGAATGAAAGAGGGAAAACTGAATCTGAAACTCTTCAATGGCTCAATAAAGATACACCATTATATACTGTGTAGAAACACTACGCGACTGTCATTCTTCTTGCCACTGTTACCCTTCCAATCTAAACACTGTTACAGAGAAACTAAGCAATTAGGAGACCAGAAAAAATCATGATGGACTTGTTATTTCAACAACTGTTCACGTCACAGGCAACTGTGGCACATTGATTGGCTCGTTTCTCAGGCAAATCTAACAATCAGCCTCTACGATGGATACAAACGCGACAGGGTACAGGACGAATCAGAAAACAGACAAGGAGGGAACACTGAAGTGAATGGGCACCTGGGTGTTGAAAAATGCATAAAGAAAAAGTAAGAAAATAAAGCGGATTTGCATCGGTGGACCCTGCAATAGAAGAGGAAAGAGCCTGGAGCGTCTCAGACCGACAGAGACACGAAGCTGTTGTACTGCTGTATGTTTCTCTTCAGGATATCTGAACAGGGACCGAGCACGCGTTCGAACCGGGGGCGGTCGAGTTTTACACACTTCAGTGGACCACGGGCGACCACGGTGGCGGCACGAGGCCGGTTCATGAGCAGGGCAATCTCACCTGTTGAAATATGCAGGTAAATTAGAACCTAACAGAACATTAAGGTGCAACTTTGTAACGGATGGTCAATCTGTTACTACATTATTGTGATATTGATCAATGAGAACTTTGTGGCGAGTTCATTTACATGTAAGCAACTTCCAAGCAAGTAAGCAGAAACACATTTACCAAAGTAGTCAGACGGTGCGAGTCTTCCGACTTCCACAAATTCTTCATTCTCTGACCGTCGCTGCAAGACTGCAGCAGAACCCTGAAGACACAAATCTAAATCACTAAATCTGTTTTTCACAACACCGTCAACATTTATTTGCAATAATAACATAAATTGAAAGATCAAACAACATGTGAATATATAAATCAGCGTTGTATACCTCTAGGATAATGAAGAACTCATCCCCTGGTTGACCCTGCACAACAATCTTCTGACCATCTTCAAACTGGACCGTCTCAAGGGCGTCAGCGACAGTCAACCGTTCCCATTTATCCAGAGACTCTGTTGACAGCATGTTATCAGGATATCATAAGGTAACTTCATTATTAGATAACAGTTCAGTTTATTAACCTGCATTGCATTCCATTTGTTTCTTTACAATGTTAACAGTGTGTATGGATTAGTTATACATAAACATACTAAACTTACCCAAAATAGAGACCTTGCTAAGGAATTCCTCATACATTTTTCTCTTTCTCAGAGTACTTCCctaaacaaaaacaacagaataataataaaattttaaaactATTGTATAATAATGCTATTGGCAGGCCATGTGCAATTCAGATTACCAACCATGAGTATTCTCCTGTAGCTGTCTCTGTCAATTCCCCAAAGCTTGACATTGGTCTTTGCTCTGACACTGGCTGCCCTGGGAGTGCCGTAGATTAATGCCAGCTCACCAAAACTGCCACCCTCTCCAATACTGGTTACCCACTCATTGTTAACATAAACCTAACAAAACACAGATGATTGTTAATATTCCGATCATCCTCATTTTGCCCCAATTAATATACAAGTATACAAAAGGCCTGAACTTTGCGTTAATTATAGTtatcataataataaacacGAGGATTGCACTTACATCCATTTCACCTTGGTCAATAACGTAAAAGTTGTCACCCTCATCCCCTAAAATCAGAAATAAAATACTTATACATATTTTTTCCCCCCTGTACAACTTTACTAAAAAATTCAGTAAGTAAACCTTACCTTGTTGAATGACAGTCTCTCCTGCAATGTAGGTGACTGAGAACATGGCGTCAAATATGTCACTGTACAAAGTAAGATatgctttattaaatataatacatttaaacaaaaaaacaataatggtgtgcatcttgagacaaaacaatgacactaatatatgttaaaatatgttgGTGCAAGATCTTTTAAAttaggcagctcaaacatgcattttagcctGTGACTAGGATAAggcctgtctgggaaaccacccttaTATGTTAAATACTAATAAAAACCACATCATACATTACCTTCTTTCATTGTCATCAAGATGGGCAAAAAGCACATTCTTCTCAATTGCTTTAGCAAGGGCAGCCATAGTTTTATAGTCTTTAGGAATGACCTATAAATTAACATGAAAAGCACTTTTAGTAAGTAAACAATGCCAAATATTCAATGATTATATGTAAAGCAGAAGTAAGCATGACAAATACTTTTCCTATAAAATTACCTTTCTAACATAGGAAGCTGCATCTTCTTCAGTGTAGACCTCGGCACTGATGGCACCACGGCGTCGTCGACCCTTAACCACGGGGTTCATGGGAGGAGAGACCTCATCTTCACGGGAATCCGAACGAGAGCTTGACTTCTGCTGGTTAACCATCTGTTTAGCTTCCTCCTGGTGACACATAAAGACAGTTTATTACACTGAAACTTTAAAACAAAGATTGATAAACATACCACCAGTCTAACCTTCTCAAGCCTCTCAAAGTagtctctgaggaaagccatGGGCCTGTCGGGCCTGGAGGTGCACAGCTGCACAATGCAGTCCTTCAACAGCTGCTGGATGTTGTGCTTCTGCACATAGCGCTCACACTCTCGCAAGCTCCTCTCTTCTTCACTGCTCGTACTGCTGGACGCCATGGTGACCTGCTGACCTGACACAAGCACTGGACCTTAGTAGCTCATGAGATGCAAAGGAATTTGGGAGGAGCAGATCAAGGCAACCTTTACAAAACTAAACATCTATCTTTGGGGCAAGGAAATGCTGTAAATGCCTGATAAACTAGCACCACACCAATTTTAAGGACATAATACTATGCAATTTACCATCTTGACCACAATGTAAAATAAGGCAggaggattttttttattctagaTATGCTCAGACTGTATGGGCTTGATATGGATAAGGAACTCAGGATTTTTAAATGCTCCCacacttttagcaattagcaacttTAGcacttaaaataaattatttttcaaCTATCATTTTCCACACAGTGTTACGTTTTGACAGCTGTAATGTTGCGTAAAACGCAACGCAGTTTGCGCCTCCTTCAAACGCATCGCCCAATATTGTAATACTATTCGGTGGTGTGAAAATAAGAACATTTCAGTTTGCCGTAAACACACCCACAGCAAATAACCGCtaaataaagcatgtttcaacgATAAAAAGCATAATACGGTAGCTTTTTCAGTGGCATCTGTGGGTTTTGTACCGTCTAGCCCAGCAGTAACATACGCCATCTTGCAAGCTACATTACCACAACAACGGAAGCCGACGGCATTACACTAGCCCGCTCTACCAATCTCTGACAACCAACTCATCCATATCACTAACAGTAAAAGCGAAAAGTTATGCCGTTATATATTCATACCCGAGTCGTTTCGATGAGTTAGTCGACGCTGTTTAAATCTGTTACACTGGCTTTCTCACAGTccttggatggatggatgcctCACCGGAAAAGGTTATGACCAATCACAAACAGCGATTGACGTCAATCGGCCTCGATCTGGGCAGCGCGTTACTCCTGACAACCTTAAAGGACAAGGACTTGTTTTTGTATCTTGAGTAGAGGTTATTAACCGGCTGATACATACCTTCTGCTGAACACGATATGCTACATccgattaaaataaaaaatttattttacatccagCAATGACATTCAAATACAAAAGGACCGTAAATCAGCCATCTGTTTAACACGTGAGACCCTGTGTGGTTTGCCATGTATATTGATGACAGCCAAGAGCATAGATTCGGTTTGAACATTAAGGGGATTTAAGTGTTAACTGTACTTATGTTTTCATTAATCGTTGTTGAAATATTGGTGGAGTTGTAACTGCTAGTTTTGATatcattttttggggggggacCTCCACCCCTGATCACAGCTAAAATGTTTAATACATCAAAGCAGTGCTGTTCTTGTCATCAGGcatataaaccaatacatctcTTGTAATACAGGATCTGCAATGAAAATGCTAAATATAAAAGTTACAAAAAGTCCTGCTTTGGAAATAAGGCTTGacttttaaaagtctttaaaccCTGATGGATATAAAAAATCCCATTAGCTGGATTTTGttatagtttaacttttgaatTTAACACAGCACAGGCCAGGTAATTGCCTATATGCGAAGATGAAGACACACCCTCACTGTCTCCTTACTGCCTCTGCACCCTTTCTCGCCACTGCTCAATCACATTCGTGTCGACTGCCCAGAGTCCACGAACATAACCTACCCATAGCTCTACAGCACAAGGATAAAGGATATACCAATATCAAGAATAAGAGAAAAAGGTGAGAGCATTGTCAATTCTCAAGAGTCAAGTGTTATGTAGTTTCCTCTGCAAATTTGCTGAGATGTAACAATGCACTTTAATTTAATTGCCAGTGTTTATGGATATTGGACAAAAAAGTTTGAATAGTGTGTTAAATGATTTCCAAACACTTGTACCTGTggacatgttttattttgttaatatatCTGGGTATATTGCATATGTGCATAAAAGTAATAATATATGACCTAAAGTGAAGAAATAGATTTAGGTGAAGTTAACTAGACACACTTGTGATAAATATCTTAATATGAAAGTATAATCAAATTAGAGTATTTCAAGCTAGAAGCACTTTTTCCTTTTTTAGTCATTGTACATTTCCACGATTGCATACTATTCCTAACATCTGTGGTGCATTCCAGGGTCTCCTTGTTGAAACATGTCCCTCTATAGTTTTGGATTGGAGCCTCTGTCCTGTCATGCATGGAACAAAGACCGGACACGTAAGAGCAAATCAGACATTTCAACATAAATTACATCCCTTCAAGCTCTTAATGTTGCTGCATGCCATTCCATTTTCTTCTGGTAATTGTCATCCATTAAATCTACTCAGAGAAATACTGTATCAGATTGTACTTGGGAGAAAAGCTGCACTTCCCCGTGCATATGAGGAATAAACCATATCAGTTTTCTATACTAATGTACTTTATTTTCACTACTACTTTCTCCCACCACAATTCCTGTGTAATCACTAAACCAGTTAGGTTTTTTGTGTGTAGCAACTGTCAAAATCCTACTAATGTCATTTTCTTTTTAGAAATTGCTGTTAGCCCCAACAACAATGTT
This genomic interval carries:
- the prkar1aa gene encoding cAMP-dependent protein kinase type I-alpha regulatory subunit; this translates as MASSSTSSEEERSLRECERYVQKHNIQQLLKDCIVQLCTSRPDRPMAFLRDYFERLEKEEAKQMVNQQKSSSRSDSREDEVSPPMNPVVKGRRRRGAISAEVYTEEDAASYVRKVIPKDYKTMAALAKAIEKNVLFAHLDDNERSDIFDAMFSVTYIAGETVIQQGDEGDNFYVIDQGEMDVYVNNEWVTSIGEGGSFGELALIYGTPRAASVRAKTNVKLWGIDRDSYRRILMGSTLRKRKMYEEFLSKVSILESLDKWERLTVADALETVQFEDGQKIVVQGQPGDEFFIILEGSAAVLQRRSENEEFVEVGRLAPSDYFGEIALLMNRPRAATVVARGPLKCVKLDRPRFERVLGPCSDILKRNIQQYNSFVSLSV